From Streptomyces sp. TLI_105, the proteins below share one genomic window:
- a CDS encoding acyl-CoA dehydrogenase family protein — protein sequence MDFTPTEEQEAARELAGRIFADLATHERLRAAGTGTDAELWKALCAAGLPGAVEETGLLGLVLLLEEQGRRTAQVPFAASCVYGILAVARHGTEEQRARLLPGLRDGTTVVTGALPAPGTVTAGPEGLSGAVGWVPWLRDATHVLVPDEDRALWLVRTEDAAAVEAVELTAPWAAARLVLDGAPGERLGGTEAYDDVLAAARIAFAGLQAGVCAGSLARAVEYTSVREQFGRPLSTHQAVQLRAADAHMDTEAIRVTAYEAAWRFDEGLDAAGAALTAAWWASEAGKRVVHAGQHLHGGLGADLDHPVHRHFLWGRQLDAHLGCGTELLAELGDRLAKGDPS from the coding sequence ATGGACTTCACCCCCACCGAGGAGCAGGAGGCCGCCCGGGAGCTGGCCGGGCGGATCTTCGCCGACCTCGCCACTCACGAGCGGCTCCGGGCCGCCGGGACCGGCACGGACGCCGAGCTCTGGAAGGCGCTCTGCGCGGCCGGACTGCCCGGCGCCGTCGAGGAGACCGGCCTGCTCGGCCTGGTCCTGCTCCTGGAGGAGCAGGGACGCCGGACGGCGCAGGTGCCGTTCGCCGCGAGCTGTGTGTACGGGATCCTCGCCGTCGCCCGGCACGGTACGGAGGAGCAGCGGGCCCGGCTCCTGCCCGGTCTGCGCGACGGCACGACGGTGGTGACGGGCGCGCTCCCGGCACCGGGCACGGTCACCGCGGGTCCCGAAGGACTCAGCGGCGCCGTGGGCTGGGTGCCGTGGCTCAGGGACGCCACCCATGTGCTCGTACCGGACGAGGACCGTGCCCTCTGGCTGGTCCGCACCGAGGACGCGGCCGCCGTCGAGGCCGTCGAGCTCACCGCGCCCTGGGCCGCGGCCCGGCTCGTCCTCGACGGGGCGCCGGGGGAGCGCCTCGGCGGCACCGAGGCCTACGACGACGTGCTCGCCGCCGCGCGGATCGCCTTCGCAGGGCTCCAGGCGGGGGTGTGCGCCGGGTCGCTCGCCAGGGCCGTGGAGTACACGTCCGTACGGGAGCAGTTCGGCCGGCCGCTCTCGACCCACCAGGCGGTGCAACTGCGGGCCGCCGACGCCCACATGGACACCGAGGCCATCCGGGTCACGGCCTACGAGGCCGCCTGGCGCTTCGACGAGGGCCTCGACGCCGCCGGTGCGGCCCTGACCGCCGCCTGGTGGGCCTCCGAGGCGGGCAAACGGGTCGTGCACGCCGGGCAGCACCTCCACGGCGGCCTGGGGGCGGACCTCGACCACCCCGTCCACCGGCACTTCCTCTGGGGCCGGCAGCTCGACGCCCACCTGGGCTGCGGCACCGAACTCCTCGCCGAACTCGGCGACCGGCTCGCGAAGGGAGACCCGTCATGA
- a CDS encoding acyl-CoA dehydrogenase family protein, with translation MHLAPTERQLRLRAELRAYFRDVMPDGPPPATDADAQRRLLRRIGADGLLGLGWPEEYGGQGRGPDEQFVFFDEAYRAGAPVSMVTLNTVGPTLMAYGTEEQKAFFLPRILRGETVFAIGYSEPEAGTDLASLRTRAVRDGDSWRVDGQKVFTSNAQNAEWIWLACRTDPDAPPHRGISIVLVPTDSPGFSWTPIETVGGLTTTATYYDGIRVPAGNLVGPEHGGWGLITSQLNHERVALAAIGMQAEDFFAAVLDRARTPDPVTGRRRIDEPWIRIRAAEAHARLAATRLLNWRLVGDVGAGRLAPGDASGVKFAGTESAVEVYRICQEIAGPPGTVRAGSPGELDGGELERMNRAAQINTFGGGVSEVQREIVARMRLGMKGRGRR, from the coding sequence GTGCACCTCGCCCCGACCGAGCGGCAGCTGCGGCTGCGCGCCGAACTCCGCGCGTACTTCCGGGACGTGATGCCCGACGGGCCACCGCCCGCCACCGACGCCGACGCCCAGCGGCGGCTGCTCCGCCGGATCGGCGCCGACGGACTGCTCGGTCTCGGCTGGCCGGAGGAGTACGGGGGGCAGGGCCGCGGGCCCGACGAGCAGTTCGTCTTCTTCGACGAGGCGTACCGCGCGGGCGCTCCCGTCTCGATGGTCACCCTCAACACCGTCGGCCCCACGCTCATGGCGTACGGGACGGAGGAGCAGAAGGCCTTCTTCCTGCCCCGGATCCTGCGCGGCGAGACCGTCTTCGCCATCGGCTACAGCGAGCCCGAGGCCGGCACGGACCTCGCCTCCCTGCGCACCCGGGCCGTACGGGACGGGGACTCCTGGCGCGTCGACGGGCAGAAGGTCTTCACCTCCAACGCCCAGAACGCCGAATGGATCTGGCTCGCCTGCCGCACCGACCCCGACGCGCCGCCGCACCGCGGGATCTCCATCGTCCTCGTCCCCACCGACTCCCCCGGTTTCTCCTGGACCCCGATCGAGACGGTGGGCGGACTGACGACGACCGCCACGTACTACGACGGGATACGGGTCCCCGCGGGCAACCTCGTCGGACCCGAGCACGGCGGCTGGGGCCTCATCACCAGCCAGCTCAACCACGAGCGGGTCGCGCTGGCGGCGATCGGCATGCAGGCGGAGGACTTCTTCGCGGCCGTCCTCGACCGGGCCCGCACCCCCGATCCGGTGACGGGCAGGCGTCGCATCGACGAGCCGTGGATCCGGATCCGGGCCGCCGAAGCGCATGCCCGGCTGGCCGCGACACGCCTGCTGAACTGGCGTCTGGTGGGCGACGTGGGGGCCGGCCGGCTGGCCCCGGGGGACGCGAGCGGAGTGAAGTTCGCGGGCACCGAGTCGGCGGTGGAGGTGTATCGCATCTGCCAGGAGATCGCGGGGCCGCCGGGGACGGTGCGGGCGGGCTCGCCGGGGGAGCTCGACGGCGGCGAGCTGGAGCGCATGAACCGGGCCGCGCAGATCAACACCTTCGGGGGCGGGGTGAGCGAGGTGCAGCGCGAGATCGTCGCGAGGATGCGGCTCGGCATGAAGGGGAGGGGGCGGCGATGA
- a CDS encoding S1C family serine protease, which yields MSTENEGTPVPADPAAPSAPPTAPVPPTSLDKPTGDTPSQAAPAPAPEPSPQTAPQGDEPTAVQTPVPAAAPAAPYQTPAPGPAAAPAGGWPPPPPAVPAWGAPQPPVPPAAPRRRTGGLVAAVLVASLVAGGIGGGIGYWAAERGDNGFSSTTVSSGQAPASFKREPGTVAAVAAKALPSVVTIQAKSGGQEGEGGTGTGFVYDKEGHIVTNNHVVASAADGGTLSVTFSDGKTYDAEVVGRAEGYDVAVLKLKDAPKGLTPLPLGDSDKVAVGDSTIAIGAPFGLSNTVTTGIVSAKNRPVASGDGSGGSNSYMSALQTDASINPGNSGGPLLDASGAVIGINSAIQSTSGGFGQSQAGSIGLGFAIPVNQAKNVAQQLIKTGKPVYPVIGATVNMNEKGQGATIAGQGSGGTPSVTPDGPAAKAGLKAGDVITGFGDHPIDSGPTLISEIWTHKPGDSVKITYERDGKTATATVVLGERTGDS from the coding sequence GTGAGCACCGAGAACGAGGGCACGCCGGTTCCGGCGGACCCGGCTGCCCCCTCCGCCCCTCCGACCGCTCCCGTCCCCCCGACGTCGCTGGACAAGCCGACGGGCGACACGCCCTCGCAGGCGGCCCCGGCGCCCGCCCCGGAGCCCTCCCCGCAGACGGCCCCGCAGGGGGACGAGCCGACGGCGGTCCAGACCCCGGTTCCGGCCGCGGCCCCGGCGGCTCCGTACCAGACCCCCGCTCCCGGGCCCGCCGCCGCGCCCGCCGGTGGTTGGCCGCCGCCCCCGCCGGCCGTCCCGGCCTGGGGCGCCCCGCAGCCGCCCGTGCCCCCTGCGGCGCCGCGCCGGCGGACCGGCGGCCTCGTGGCGGCCGTGCTCGTCGCGTCGCTCGTCGCGGGCGGCATCGGCGGCGGCATCGGCTACTGGGCGGCCGAGCGCGGCGACAACGGCTTCAGCTCGACCACGGTCTCCTCCGGCCAGGCCCCGGCCTCCTTCAAGCGCGAGCCGGGGACGGTCGCGGCGGTCGCCGCGAAGGCCCTGCCGAGCGTGGTCACCATCCAGGCGAAGTCCGGCGGCCAGGAGGGCGAGGGCGGTACGGGCACGGGCTTCGTCTACGACAAGGAAGGCCACATCGTCACCAACAACCACGTGGTGGCGTCGGCGGCTGACGGCGGCACGCTGTCCGTGACCTTCTCGGACGGCAAGACGTACGACGCGGAGGTCGTCGGCCGGGCCGAGGGCTACGACGTGGCGGTCCTGAAGCTGAAGGACGCCCCGAAGGGGCTGACGCCGCTGCCGCTCGGGGACTCCGACAAGGTGGCGGTCGGCGACTCGACGATCGCGATCGGCGCCCCCTTCGGCCTGTCGAACACGGTGACGACGGGCATCGTCAGTGCCAAGAACCGCCCGGTCGCCTCGGGCGACGGCTCCGGCGGCAGCAACTCGTACATGAGCGCGCTGCAGACGGACGCCTCGATCAACCCGGGCAACTCCGGCGGTCCGCTGCTCGACGCGAGCGGCGCGGTGATCGGCATCAACTCGGCCATCCAGTCGACCAGCGGCGGCTTCGGCCAGTCCCAGGCGGGCTCGATCGGCCTCGGCTTCGCGATCCCGGTCAACCAGGCGAAGAACGTGGCGCAGCAGCTGATCAAGACGGGCAAGCCGGTGTACCCGGTGATCGGCGCGACCGTGAACATGAACGAGAAGGGCCAGGGCGCGACGATCGCGGGCCAGGGCTCCGGCGGCACGCCCTCGGTCACGCCCGACGGCCCGGCGGCGAAGGCGGGCCTGAAGGCCGGGGACGTGATCACGGGCTTCGGCGACCACCCGATCGACAGCGGCCCGACCCTGATCAGCGAGATCTGGACCCACAAGCCGGGCGACTCGGTGAAGATCACCTACGAGCGTGACGGCAAGACGGCCACGGCCACCGTCGTCCTCGGCGAACGCACCGGCGACAGCTGA
- a CDS encoding PP2C family protein-serine/threonine phosphatase, whose amino-acid sequence MASNAPVGKPTAMSAPRMPKVAGIDSTAPGPPHTTQPLPGVPAAASPADAALPPGALIQDRLASWVSDLTTLHELTERLIKTASLDEALRELLGAGAALVGARRGMAVLEPADGRGPTSTIGLGLAHADLGTIETVPRGAGSYGRLLDGLPDPGRPERVPDPIAIRDVRTEEGLDPRHREVAARLGYAASYALPLATEEAGRLGAVVWLYDEPAEPTDRQRHLIGLYGRFATEHLARLLQVERARVQVATIAEELLPSRLPRVPGVQLAARHRTGPLGGGDWYDALPLPDGALGLAVGSVSGTGPSALAAMGRLRASLRAYAVMEGEDPVAVLSDLELLLRITEPARSATALFAYAEPAQRRIVLAGAGHAPPLVLGERRTEFVETSLSAPLGMLSCWEAPSVELSLAPGETVLLYTDGLLRRTGDAMDRTFARIHAAAASVPRADRGDPGAVADHVLRALLPEGLDPAVDGEDVVLLAARFE is encoded by the coding sequence ATGGCGTCAAACGCACCGGTCGGAAAGCCGACTGCCATGAGCGCCCCACGCATGCCGAAAGTGGCCGGAATCGATTCCACGGCTCCCGGGCCCCCGCACACTACGCAACCCCTCCCCGGGGTGCCCGCGGCGGCGAGCCCCGCCGACGCGGCCCTCCCACCCGGTGCCCTGATCCAGGACCGGCTGGCCTCCTGGGTCTCCGACCTCACCACCCTCCACGAACTCACCGAGCGCCTCATCAAGACCGCCTCCCTCGACGAGGCCCTCCGCGAACTGCTCGGCGCCGGAGCCGCCCTCGTCGGCGCCCGCCGCGGCATGGCCGTCCTCGAACCGGCCGACGGCCGCGGCCCCACCAGCACCATCGGCCTCGGCCTCGCCCACGCCGACCTCGGCACCATCGAGACCGTCCCGCGCGGCGCCGGCAGCTACGGCCGCCTCCTCGACGGCCTCCCCGACCCCGGACGCCCCGAGCGCGTCCCCGACCCGATCGCCATCCGCGACGTCCGTACGGAGGAGGGCCTCGACCCCCGCCACCGCGAGGTCGCCGCCCGCCTCGGCTACGCCGCCAGCTACGCCCTGCCCCTCGCCACCGAGGAGGCAGGCCGGCTCGGCGCGGTCGTGTGGCTCTACGACGAGCCCGCCGAACCCACCGACCGGCAGCGCCACCTCATCGGGCTCTACGGCCGCTTCGCCACCGAGCACCTCGCCCGGCTCCTCCAGGTCGAGCGCGCCCGCGTCCAGGTCGCCACCATCGCCGAGGAGCTGCTCCCCAGCCGTCTCCCGCGCGTCCCCGGCGTCCAGCTCGCCGCCCGCCACCGCACCGGCCCGCTGGGCGGCGGCGACTGGTACGACGCGCTGCCGCTGCCCGACGGCGCCCTCGGTCTGGCCGTCGGCTCCGTCTCCGGCACCGGGCCCAGCGCGCTGGCCGCCATGGGCCGGCTGCGCGCCTCCCTCCGGGCGTACGCCGTGATGGAGGGCGAGGACCCCGTCGCCGTCCTCTCCGACCTGGAGCTGCTGCTCCGGATCACCGAGCCCGCCCGCTCGGCGACCGCCCTCTTCGCCTACGCCGAGCCCGCGCAGCGCCGGATCGTCCTCGCCGGCGCCGGTCACGCCCCGCCGCTGGTCCTCGGCGAGCGCCGCACCGAGTTCGTCGAGACCTCGCTGTCGGCCCCGCTCGGGATGCTCTCCTGCTGGGAGGCGCCGAGCGTGGAGCTGTCCCTCGCACCCGGAGAAACGGTGCTTCTCTACACGGACGGGCTGCTGCGGCGTACCGGCGACGCCATGGACCGGACCTTCGCCCGGATCCACGCGGCCGCCGCGAGCGTGCCGAGGGCGGACCGGGGCGACCCGGGCGCCGTCGCCGACCACGTCCTGCGGGCCCTGCTGCCCGAGGGCCTGGACCCGGCCGTGGACGGCGAGGACGTGGTCCTGCTCGCCGCCCGCTTCGAGTGA
- a CDS encoding DUF5926 family protein, producing the protein MAKKRPQTKAGKTGQAQVTSGEIPVVGAREPCPCGSGRRYKACHGRSAAHAVTELVQRPFEGLPGECDWVALRELVPAATVPLTLKGGLPEGVPSVTLATVLPMAWPALRRDDGSVLLALQNDSTSGDLARDLADTLQRALEAEPGTPVPARRVPAEGPRLQELLDADAPFVPEVHSGFEFWIPQSTDGADPEVAASLERANAAAIPTVKLTSVDSAYWCEVPDKNHLRWVMPHPEEKLLDALARLQAGEGTSLGADTRLVGSFRAHGLMVPVWDLPSSMTAEDCEKPAAEFAERLAAALASDAPLTAEERRARGGLTNRQVTLS; encoded by the coding sequence ATGGCCAAGAAGCGCCCCCAGACGAAGGCCGGCAAGACCGGCCAGGCACAGGTCACGAGCGGGGAGATCCCGGTCGTCGGCGCCCGCGAGCCGTGCCCGTGCGGTTCGGGCCGCCGCTACAAGGCGTGTCACGGCCGGTCCGCCGCGCACGCCGTGACCGAGCTCGTCCAGCGCCCCTTCGAGGGCCTGCCGGGCGAGTGCGACTGGGTCGCGCTGCGCGAGCTGGTGCCGGCCGCCACCGTGCCGCTCACCCTGAAGGGCGGACTGCCGGAGGGCGTGCCGTCGGTGACGCTCGCGACCGTGCTGCCGATGGCGTGGCCGGCGCTCCGTCGCGACGACGGCTCCGTCCTGCTCGCCCTGCAGAACGACTCCACCTCCGGCGACCTGGCCCGCGACCTCGCCGACACCCTCCAGCGCGCTCTGGAGGCGGAGCCGGGCACCCCGGTGCCCGCGCGCCGCGTGCCGGCCGAGGGACCGCGCCTGCAGGAGCTGCTCGACGCGGACGCCCCGTTCGTCCCGGAGGTCCACTCGGGCTTCGAGTTCTGGATCCCGCAGTCCACGGACGGCGCGGACCCGGAGGTCGCGGCCTCCCTGGAGCGGGCCAACGCGGCGGCGATCCCGACGGTGAAGCTGACGAGCGTCGACTCCGCGTACTGGTGCGAGGTTCCGGACAAGAACCACCTCCGCTGGGTCATGCCGCACCCGGAGGAGAAGCTCCTCGACGCGCTCGCCCGCCTCCAGGCCGGCGAGGGCACCTCGCTCGGCGCGGACACCCGGCTCGTCGGCTCGTTCCGGGCCCACGGTCTGATGGTGCCGGTGTGGGACCTGCCGTCCTCGATGACCGCCGAGGACTGCGAGAAGCCGGCGGCCGAGTTCGCCGAGCGGCTGGCCGCGGCGCTCGCCTCGGACGCCCCGCTGACGGCGGAGGAGCGCCGGGCGCGCGGCGGTCTCACGAACCGCCAGGTGACTCTCAGCTGA
- a CDS encoding bifunctional MaoC family dehydratase N-terminal/OB-fold nucleic acid binding domain-containing protein yields the protein MPDAPDALYERLVVFQGLTAATAGTGKDPVNLPMIRHWCEVMGDAHPAYRGPDAVAPPTMLQAWTMGGLSGHTDRSSAYEELFALLDGAGYTSVVATDCEQEYLRPLRPGDEIGFDTVVESVSERKTTKLGTGYFVTTRTDVRVGGELAGTHRFRILKYAPVARPPRKPPARRPRPVINRDNAGFWAGVAEHRLLIQRCGDCAALRFPWLPGCADCGSREWDAVEASGAGTVFSYVVMHHPSFPAFTVSAHAADAAGPYAVGLIELAEGVRMISNVVGVPYDKVRIGMPVRLEFLRVDEDLELPVFRAGGED from the coding sequence GTGCCCGACGCACCCGACGCGCTGTACGAGCGGCTCGTGGTCTTCCAGGGGCTGACCGCCGCCACCGCCGGCACCGGCAAGGACCCGGTCAACCTGCCCATGATCAGGCACTGGTGCGAGGTGATGGGGGACGCCCACCCCGCCTACCGGGGGCCGGACGCCGTCGCGCCCCCGACCATGCTCCAGGCGTGGACGATGGGCGGCCTCTCCGGGCACACGGACCGGTCCTCGGCGTACGAGGAGCTGTTCGCCCTCCTCGACGGCGCCGGATACACCTCGGTCGTCGCGACCGACTGCGAGCAGGAGTACCTGCGGCCGCTCCGCCCGGGCGACGAGATCGGCTTCGACACCGTCGTCGAGTCCGTGTCGGAGCGCAAGACCACCAAGCTCGGCACGGGGTACTTCGTGACGACACGGACGGACGTCCGGGTGGGCGGCGAACTCGCGGGCACGCACCGCTTCCGCATCCTCAAGTACGCGCCCGTCGCCCGGCCGCCCAGGAAACCCCCGGCCCGGCGGCCCCGGCCCGTGATCAACAGGGACAACGCCGGCTTCTGGGCGGGCGTGGCCGAGCACCGGTTGCTGATCCAGCGCTGCGGCGACTGCGCGGCCCTGCGCTTCCCCTGGCTGCCCGGGTGCGCCGACTGCGGCTCGCGGGAGTGGGACGCGGTCGAGGCGAGCGGCGCCGGGACGGTCTTCTCGTACGTGGTGATGCACCACCCGTCCTTCCCGGCCTTCACCGTGTCCGCTCATGCCGCTGACGCGGCGGGTCCGTACGCGGTCGGGCTGATCGAACTCGCCGAGGGCGTGCGGATGATCAGCAACGTGGTGGGGGTGCCGTACGACAAGGTGCGGATCGGGATGCCCGTACGCCTCGAGTTCCTGCGGGTCGACGAGGACCTCGAGCTCCCCGTCTTCCGTGCGGGAGGGGAGGACTGA
- a CDS encoding O-acetyl-ADP-ribose deacetylase, with amino-acid sequence MRIVLVQGDITAEAADAVVNAANSSLLGGGGVDGAIHRKGGPEILAACRDLRSSHYGKGLPTGRAVATTAGRLPARHVIHTVGPVWSRDEDRSGLLASCYREALRVADELGDRTVAFPAISTGVYGWPMDDGARIAVETVRAAATQVEEVRFVLFDATAYAAFEAALAH; translated from the coding sequence ATGCGGATCGTGCTCGTCCAGGGGGACATCACCGCCGAGGCGGCCGACGCGGTGGTCAACGCCGCGAACTCCTCGCTGCTCGGCGGGGGCGGGGTCGACGGGGCCATCCACCGGAAGGGCGGCCCGGAGATCCTCGCCGCCTGCCGGGACCTGCGGAGCTCGCACTACGGCAAGGGACTGCCGACCGGGCGGGCCGTCGCGACCACGGCCGGGCGGCTGCCGGCCCGGCACGTGATCCACACGGTGGGGCCGGTGTGGTCGCGCGACGAGGACCGCTCGGGGCTGCTCGCCTCCTGCTACCGCGAAGCGCTGCGGGTGGCCGACGAGTTGGGTGACCGTACGGTCGCGTTCCCGGCCATCTCCACCGGCGTCTACGGCTGGCCGATGGACGACGGCGCCCGGATCGCCGTGGAGACCGTCCGGGCCGCCGCGACCCAGGTGGAGGAGGTCCGCTTCGTGCTCTTCGACGCGACCGCGTACGCCGCCTTCGAGGCCGCCCTCGCGCACTAG
- a CDS encoding bifunctional DNA primase/polymerase encodes MREILGRRRRLRFRRKERTARLDAAVTFAAEWNWPVLPGAGLRATTRTATGVACSCPDPDCVVPGAHPYDPGLLAATTDERMVRWWWTRRPDTPVVLATGGAAPCAVSLPAVAGARALAALDGTGMRLGPVVATPTRWSILVAPYGLERLGELLYAKDSVPSSLRFHGEGGYLLLPPSAAGTGQVRWERAPLAGSARPWLPDVEAVVDALVEASTSTPGGGSRLAY; translated from the coding sequence ATGCGCGAGATCCTCGGAAGGCGACGCAGGCTCCGGTTCCGGCGCAAGGAGAGGACCGCCCGGCTCGACGCCGCGGTCACCTTCGCGGCCGAGTGGAACTGGCCCGTCCTGCCGGGCGCGGGCCTGAGAGCGACGACCCGTACGGCCACGGGAGTGGCCTGCTCCTGCCCCGACCCCGACTGCGTGGTGCCCGGCGCGCACCCCTACGACCCCGGGCTGCTCGCGGCCACCACGGACGAGCGCATGGTCCGCTGGTGGTGGACCCGGCGCCCGGACACCCCGGTGGTCCTCGCCACCGGCGGCGCCGCGCCCTGCGCGGTCAGCCTTCCGGCGGTGGCGGGGGCACGGGCCCTCGCCGCGCTCGACGGGACGGGCATGCGGCTCGGCCCGGTGGTGGCGACCCCGACCCGGTGGTCGATCCTCGTCGCCCCGTACGGCCTCGAACGGCTGGGGGAGCTGCTGTACGCGAAGGACAGCGTGCCCAGCTCGCTGCGGTTCCACGGCGAGGGCGGCTACCTGCTCCTTCCGCCATCGGCGGCGGGGACCGGGCAGGTCCGCTGGGAGCGGGCACCGCTCGCCGGCTCGGCCCGCCCGTGGCTGCCGGACGTGGAGGCGGTGGTCGACGCCCTGGTCGAGGCGAGCACGAGCACGCCGGGCGGCGGGAGCAGACTGGCGTACTGA
- a CDS encoding ATP-binding protein, translating into MPHPTRIGRFPVQAIGASTRWRGAKEVSGVALVVAQEVPTSSSMAVPHGPAGVGEARHRMRDELYRSGVSESVVDDAVLILSELLSNACRYGRPLNHAERGEGDVRAAWRVDAGGGLRVEVTDGGGPTRPVPSTPSVTARGGRGLNIIGALAQDWGVRDSATGEVTVWVVVTEGHRREDFAARVGGGSGFDFLDAYDDLD; encoded by the coding sequence GTGCCTCATCCCACACGGATTGGCCGGTTTCCGGTCCAGGCCATTGGGGCATCCACACGGTGGCGTGGGGCAAAGGAGGTCTCGGGGGTGGCGTTGGTGGTGGCACAGGAGGTGCCCACGTCGTCGAGCATGGCCGTACCCCATGGCCCTGCGGGCGTGGGTGAGGCGCGACACCGGATGCGGGACGAGCTGTACCGCAGCGGGGTGTCCGAATCGGTCGTCGACGACGCGGTGCTGATCCTCTCCGAACTGCTCAGCAATGCCTGTCGATACGGCAGGCCGCTGAACCACGCGGAGCGGGGCGAAGGCGATGTACGGGCGGCCTGGCGGGTCGATGCGGGAGGCGGCCTACGGGTCGAGGTGACCGACGGGGGTGGTCCGACACGGCCCGTTCCATCGACGCCCTCGGTCACCGCGCGGGGCGGCCGCGGGCTGAACATCATCGGGGCGCTGGCCCAGGACTGGGGCGTACGGGACAGCGCGACCGGTGAGGTCACCGTCTGGGTGGTCGTCACCGAGGGGCACCGCCGCGAGGACTTCGCCGCGCGCGTCGGCGGCGGCTCGGGCTTCGACTTCCTCGACGCGTACGACGACCTGGACTGA
- a CDS encoding glycerophosphodiester phosphodiesterase, translating to MTHARQHPNRVPLQVVAHRGASEDAPEHTLAAYVKAIEDGADALECDVRLTADGHLVCVHDRRVDRTSNGRGAVSALELADLTALDFGTWKGRDDSGEIPDWRDPGYTSVLTLERLLELVSDAGRRVELAIETKHPTRWRGQVEEKLLQLLKRFGLDAPASPAESPVRVMSFSARSLYRIAAAAPTLPTVSLAQFVSPRLRDGRLPAGARIAGPSIRIVRHHPAVILRLQKAGHQVHVWTVDEAEDVELCERLGVDAIITNRPKQVLAQLGRD from the coding sequence GTGACTCACGCACGACAGCACCCGAACCGCGTCCCCCTCCAGGTCGTCGCCCACCGCGGAGCGTCCGAGGACGCACCGGAACACACCCTCGCCGCCTATGTGAAGGCCATCGAGGACGGCGCGGACGCCCTGGAGTGCGACGTCCGGCTCACCGCCGACGGCCATCTCGTCTGCGTCCACGACCGACGCGTCGACCGCACCTCGAACGGCCGCGGCGCCGTCTCCGCGCTCGAACTCGCCGATCTCACCGCCCTCGACTTCGGCACCTGGAAGGGCCGGGACGACTCCGGCGAGATCCCCGACTGGCGGGACCCCGGGTACACCTCCGTCCTCACCCTGGAGCGGCTCCTGGAGCTGGTCTCCGACGCCGGGCGCCGGGTCGAGCTGGCCATCGAGACCAAGCACCCCACCCGCTGGCGCGGCCAGGTCGAGGAGAAGCTGCTCCAACTCCTCAAGCGTTTCGGCCTGGACGCGCCCGCGTCCCCCGCCGAATCCCCCGTACGCGTCATGAGCTTCTCGGCCCGTTCCCTGTACCGGATCGCCGCCGCCGCGCCGACGCTGCCCACCGTCTCGCTCGCCCAGTTCGTCTCGCCCCGGCTGCGCGACGGGCGCCTGCCCGCGGGCGCGCGCATCGCGGGCCCGTCGATCCGGATCGTCCGGCACCACCCCGCCGTGATCCTGCGGCTCCAGAAGGCCGGGCACCAGGTCCACGTCTGGACGGTGGACGAGGCGGAGGACGTCGAGCTCTGCGAGCGCCTGGGCGTGGACGCGATCATCACCAACCGGCCGAAGCAGGTGCTCGCCCAGCTGGGGCGTGACTGA